A genome region from Streptomyces antimycoticus includes the following:
- a CDS encoding PQQ-binding-like beta-propeller repeat protein: MSGIRVPLPPSIVRAPAGAPLTVVDAGPVGPNGGAAWGPDGGAERGGGSGSTALDSAGGISRAAGALGPGWLPGRLIAALSELSSAVLAAEIEPAEAPSPVTSGVPVAPGAAVRRAETERGAAHSAVSGHGPVHEARTGAEGKADGASSRKTFGPSLSPSRRRLLLGVAGGTAGLAVGGGATWPATAPDSPAPLTPAQRLAAHRPRRRLPGAPPTPLWRYDVKGVASAYAPLVWRDEVAVLTGKRAVVGIDLRTGKRTLAAGGTVLSAGGGGVAGWLLRGDEAEAGGRPWEAEPLAHYNEGTAPSPLWGPVDLGSIGVADARIPAPLPVRDLVVAPAEGGRLRAYDVRTGRTRWTSRTAGLTGRPLAVSDDTVLTVDSKGVLHALNAQNGKERWKAPAAEAATLLAVDGEAVYIATRGGELRAVALTSQTSLWTVPSPVRTSEKNPAADAVADGRLVVCGEDGQVVALDTARGKPLWGPARHVTTALASAVADGTVYLGGRSLTALTLSTGEKKWSRLSGGGHGWGAPVVAKDVVYAVDTTDLSARRTDDGTDAWTLTFASEDSSQDAR, from the coding sequence ATGAGCGGCATACGCGTCCCCCTGCCCCCGAGCATCGTGAGAGCGCCCGCGGGCGCGCCGCTGACGGTTGTCGACGCGGGACCCGTGGGCCCGAACGGCGGCGCGGCGTGGGGTCCGGACGGCGGCGCGGAGCGGGGAGGGGGCTCGGGGTCGACCGCCCTGGACAGCGCCGGTGGCATCAGCCGGGCCGCGGGCGCGCTGGGACCGGGGTGGCTGCCGGGGCGGCTGATCGCCGCGTTGTCCGAGCTGTCCTCGGCGGTGCTGGCGGCGGAGATCGAACCGGCTGAGGCGCCGTCGCCGGTGACATCGGGTGTGCCAGTGGCACCGGGCGCTGCCGTGCGCCGGGCGGAGACGGAGCGCGGCGCCGCACATTCGGCTGTGTCCGGGCACGGGCCGGTGCACGAGGCCAGGACCGGGGCTGAGGGCAAGGCCGATGGAGCCTCGTCCCGGAAGACCTTCGGCCCGTCCCTCAGCCCTTCCCGTCGCCGGCTTCTCCTGGGTGTCGCCGGTGGTACGGCCGGGCTCGCCGTCGGCGGCGGCGCCACATGGCCGGCGACGGCCCCGGACTCGCCCGCACCGCTCACTCCGGCCCAGCGCCTGGCCGCCCACCGCCCTCGCCGTCGGCTTCCGGGTGCGCCGCCCACTCCCTTGTGGCGCTACGACGTCAAAGGGGTGGCTTCGGCATACGCCCCGCTCGTCTGGCGTGACGAGGTCGCCGTCCTCACGGGGAAGCGGGCCGTCGTGGGGATCGATCTCCGTACGGGTAAGCGCACGCTCGCCGCGGGCGGCACCGTGCTCTCGGCGGGTGGCGGAGGCGTCGCGGGGTGGCTGCTGCGCGGTGACGAGGCGGAAGCCGGCGGGCGGCCCTGGGAGGCCGAGCCGCTGGCCCACTACAACGAGGGGACGGCCCCGTCGCCTCTGTGGGGACCCGTGGACCTCGGTTCCATCGGTGTCGCCGATGCGCGGATACCGGCCCCGCTTCCCGTCCGCGACCTCGTCGTGGCCCCGGCCGAGGGCGGCCGTCTGCGGGCCTACGACGTCCGCACCGGCCGGACCCGCTGGACCTCCCGGACAGCCGGACTGACCGGGCGCCCCCTCGCCGTATCCGATGACACGGTCCTTACGGTCGACAGCAAGGGCGTGCTGCACGCGTTGAACGCCCAGAACGGCAAGGAGCGGTGGAAGGCGCCTGCAGCGGAGGCGGCGACCCTGCTCGCCGTGGACGGCGAGGCCGTCTATATAGCCACCCGTGGGGGTGAATTGCGCGCCGTGGCGCTGACGTCGCAGACGTCCCTGTGGACGGTGCCGTCGCCGGTAAGGACCTCCGAGAAGAACCCGGCGGCGGACGCAGTGGCCGACGGCCGTCTGGTGGTCTGCGGCGAGGACGGCCAGGTCGTGGCACTCGACACCGCCCGTGGAAAGCCCCTCTGGGGGCCCGCACGGCACGTAACCACGGCCCTCGCCTCCGCCGTCGCCGACGGCACCGTCTACCTGGGCGGCCGCTCCCTTACCGCGCTCACGCTGTCCACGGGCGAGAAGAAATGGTCCCGGCTCAGTGGCGGCGGGCACGGCTGGGGCGCACCGGTCGTCGCGAAGGACGTCGTCTACGCCGTGGACACCACCGATCTCTCAGCCCGCCGTACGGACGACGGAACGGACGCGTGGACGCTCACGTTCGCCTCCGAGGACAGTTCGCAGGACGCCCGGTGA
- the rpsO gene encoding 30S ribosomal protein S15, translating into MSLDAATKKQIMTEFATKEGDTGSPEVQVALLTRRISDLTEHLKTHKHDHHSRRGLLLLVGQRRRLLQYLAKKDITRFRALVERLGIRRGAAGAK; encoded by the coding sequence GTGTCGCTCGACGCCGCTACGAAGAAGCAGATCATGACCGAGTTCGCCACCAAGGAGGGCGACACCGGCTCCCCCGAGGTCCAGGTCGCGCTGCTCACGCGCCGCATCTCCGACCTGACCGAGCACCTGAAGACCCACAAGCACGACCACCACTCCCGCCGTGGTCTGCTGCTCCTGGTCGGCCAGCGCCGCCGGCTGCTGCAGTACCTGGCGAAGAAGGACATCACGCGCTTCCGTGCGCTGGTCGAGCGCCTGGGCATCCGCCGGGGTGCGGCGGGCGCCAAGTAA
- a CDS encoding polyribonucleotide nucleotidyltransferase, whose translation MENETHYAEAVIDNGTFGTRTIRFETGRLARQAAGSAVAYLDDDTMVLSATTVSKNPKDQLDFFPLTVDVEERMYAAGRIPGSFFRREGRPSEDAILTCRLIDRPLRPSFKKGLRNEIQVVETIMALNPDHLYDVVAINAASCSTQLAGLPFSGPIGGTRVALIKGQWVAFPTHSELAEAVFDMVVAGRVLEDGDVAIMMVEAEATDKTIQLVKDGAEAPTEEIVAAGLEASKPFIKVLCKAQADLAAKAAKPTAEFPIFLDFQDDILEALTAAVRDELAQALTIAGKQERETELDRVKGLAAEKLLPQFEGREKEISAAYRALTKTLVRERVIKEKKRIDGRGVTDIRTLAAEVEAIPRVHGSALFERGETQILGVTTLNMLRMEQQLDTLAPETRKRYMHNYNFPPYSTGETGRVGSPKRREIGHGALAERALLPVLPTREEFPYAIRQVSEALGSNGSTSMGSVCASTMSLLNAGVPLKAPVAGIAMGLISQEIDGETHYVTLTDILGAEDAFGDMDFKVAGTKQFVTALQLDTKLDGIPASVLAAALKQARDARLHILDVMNEAIDVPDEMSPNAPRIITVKIPVDKIGEVIGPKGKMINQIQEDTGADITIEDDGTIYIGAADGPAAEAARATINGIANPTMPEVGERYLGTVVKTTTFGAFVSLLPGKDGLLHISQIRKLAGGKRVENVEDVLKVGAKVQVEIAEIDQRGKLSLIPVLEDEEGSDADADEAGAEARPQTKDEAAK comes from the coding sequence GTGGAGAACGAGACCCACTACGCCGAAGCAGTCATCGACAACGGCACCTTCGGCACCCGCACCATCCGTTTCGAGACGGGCCGCCTGGCCCGTCAGGCCGCCGGTTCCGCCGTGGCCTACCTGGACGACGACACCATGGTGCTGTCGGCCACCACCGTTTCCAAGAACCCCAAGGACCAGCTCGACTTCTTCCCGCTCACGGTCGACGTCGAGGAGCGGATGTACGCGGCGGGGCGCATCCCCGGCTCGTTCTTCCGCCGTGAGGGCCGCCCCTCCGAGGACGCGATCCTCACCTGCCGTCTGATCGACCGCCCGCTGCGCCCGTCCTTCAAGAAGGGCCTGCGCAACGAGATCCAGGTCGTCGAGACGATCATGGCGCTCAACCCCGACCACCTCTACGACGTGGTCGCGATCAACGCCGCCTCCTGCTCCACGCAGCTGGCCGGGCTGCCGTTCTCCGGTCCCATCGGCGGTACCCGCGTCGCCCTGATCAAGGGCCAGTGGGTGGCCTTCCCGACCCACTCCGAGCTGGCGGAGGCCGTCTTCGACATGGTCGTCGCCGGCCGGGTGCTGGAAGACGGCGATGTCGCGATCATGATGGTCGAGGCCGAGGCCACCGACAAGACCATCCAGCTGGTCAAGGACGGCGCCGAGGCTCCCACCGAGGAGATCGTTGCCGCCGGCCTGGAGGCGTCGAAGCCCTTCATCAAGGTCCTGTGCAAGGCGCAGGCGGACCTCGCCGCCAAGGCCGCCAAGCCGACCGCCGAGTTCCCGATCTTCCTCGACTTCCAGGACGACATCCTGGAGGCGCTGACCGCCGCCGTCCGCGACGAGCTGGCCCAGGCGCTGACCATCGCGGGCAAGCAGGAGCGCGAGACCGAGCTGGACCGGGTCAAGGGCCTGGCCGCCGAGAAGCTGCTGCCGCAGTTCGAGGGGCGCGAGAAGGAGATCTCCGCCGCGTACCGCGCGCTGACCAAGACCCTGGTGCGCGAGCGCGTCATCAAGGAGAAGAAGCGCATCGACGGCCGCGGCGTCACGGACATCCGTACGCTCGCCGCCGAGGTCGAGGCAATTCCGCGGGTCCACGGCTCGGCGCTGTTCGAGCGCGGCGAGACCCAGATCCTGGGCGTCACCACGCTGAACATGCTCCGCATGGAGCAGCAGCTGGACACGCTCGCGCCCGAGACGCGCAAGCGCTACATGCACAACTACAACTTCCCGCCGTACTCCACCGGTGAGACCGGCCGCGTCGGCTCCCCCAAGCGCCGCGAGATCGGCCACGGCGCCCTGGCCGAGCGCGCCCTGCTGCCGGTGCTGCCGACGCGCGAGGAGTTCCCGTACGCCATCCGCCAGGTCTCCGAGGCGCTCGGCTCCAACGGCTCGACCTCCATGGGGTCGGTCTGCGCCTCGACGATGTCGCTGCTCAACGCCGGTGTGCCGCTGAAGGCGCCGGTCGCGGGCATCGCCATGGGCCTGATCTCCCAGGAGATCGACGGCGAGACCCACTACGTCACCCTCACCGACATCCTCGGTGCGGAGGACGCGTTCGGCGACATGGACTTCAAGGTCGCCGGCACCAAGCAGTTCGTCACCGCGCTGCAGCTGGACACCAAGCTGGACGGCATCCCGGCGTCCGTGCTGGCCGCGGCCCTCAAGCAGGCCCGCGACGCCCGGCTGCACATCCTCGATGTGATGAACGAGGCCATCGACGTCCCGGACGAGATGTCCCCCAACGCGCCGCGGATCATCACCGTCAAGATCCCGGTCGACAAGATCGGTGAGGTCATCGGCCCCAAGGGCAAGATGATCAACCAGATCCAGGAGGACACCGGCGCCGACATCACCATCGAGGACGACGGCACCATCTACATCGGCGCCGCCGACGGCCCGGCCGCCGAGGCCGCCCGCGCGACCATCAACGGCATCGCCAACCCGACCATGCCGGAGGTCGGCGAGCGCTACCTGGGCACGGTCGTGAAGACCACCACCTTCGGTGCCTTCGTCTCCCTGCTCCCGGGCAAGGACGGCCTGCTGCACATCTCGCAGATCCGCAAGCTGGCCGGTGGCAAGCGCGTGGAGAACGTCGAGGACGTGCTGAAGGTCGGCGCCAAGGTCCAGGTCGAGATCGCCGAGATCGACCAGCGCGGCAAGCTCTCCCTCATCCCGGTCCTCGAGGACGAAGAGGGCTCGGACGCGGATGCGGACGAGGCCGGCGCCGAGGCGCGGCCCCAGACGAAGGACGAAGCCGCCAAGTGA
- a CDS encoding M16 family metallopeptidase, whose amino-acid sequence MTSRDDETTARTSSEARAVARTQTLLEGENGIGTVRKTTLPGGLRVVTETLPSVRSATFGIWAHVGSRDETPTLGGATHYLEHLLFKGTRRRSALDISAAIDEVGGEMNAFTAKEYTCYYARVLDTDLPLAIDVVCDMLTGSVIGAADVDAERGVVLEEIAMTEDDPGDCVHDLFAHTMLGDTPLGRPVLGTVDTVNALGRDQIARFYRKHYDPTHLVVAAAGNVDHDDVVRQVHAAFDGAGALSRTDAVPVAPRSGIRAIRTAGKVGLLNRKTEQAHVVLGMPGIPRTDDRRWALGVLNTALGGGMSSRLFQEVREKRGLAYSVYSYTSSFADCGLFGVYAGCRPNQVHDVLKICRDELTQVAENGLSDEELRRAVGQLAGSTVLGLEDTGALMNRIGKSELCWGEQMSVDDMLERIAAVTPDEVREVARDVLGQRPSLSVIGPLKDKQAARLDEAVA is encoded by the coding sequence GTGACGTCCCGCGACGACGAGACGACGGCCCGCACCTCTTCGGAGGCGCGGGCCGTCGCCCGTACCCAAACGCTTCTCGAGGGCGAGAACGGCATCGGCACGGTCCGCAAGACGACCCTCCCCGGGGGCTTGCGCGTCGTCACCGAAACCCTCCCGTCCGTGCGCTCGGCGACCTTCGGCATCTGGGCGCACGTCGGCTCGCGCGACGAGACCCCGACGCTCGGCGGCGCCACCCACTATCTGGAGCATCTGCTCTTCAAGGGCACCCGGCGGCGCAGCGCGCTGGACATCTCCGCCGCCATCGACGAGGTCGGCGGCGAGATGAACGCGTTCACCGCCAAGGAGTACACCTGCTACTACGCGCGGGTACTCGACACCGATCTGCCGCTGGCCATCGACGTCGTCTGCGACATGCTGACCGGCTCGGTGATCGGCGCGGCGGACGTGGACGCGGAGCGCGGTGTCGTCCTCGAAGAGATCGCGATGACCGAGGACGACCCGGGCGACTGTGTGCACGATCTGTTCGCCCACACCATGCTCGGCGACACCCCGCTCGGCCGCCCGGTCCTGGGCACCGTCGACACCGTCAACGCCCTGGGCCGCGACCAGATCGCCCGCTTCTACCGGAAGCACTACGACCCGACGCATCTGGTCGTCGCCGCCGCGGGCAATGTGGACCATGACGACGTGGTGCGCCAGGTGCACGCGGCGTTCGACGGGGCGGGCGCCCTGTCCCGTACCGACGCGGTCCCGGTCGCCCCGCGCTCCGGCATCCGTGCGATCCGTACGGCGGGCAAGGTCGGGCTGCTGAACCGCAAGACCGAGCAGGCCCATGTCGTCCTCGGCATGCCGGGCATCCCGCGCACCGACGACCGCCGCTGGGCGCTCGGGGTGCTCAACACCGCGCTCGGCGGCGGTATGAGCTCCCGGCTCTTCCAGGAGGTCCGGGAGAAGCGCGGGCTCGCCTACAGCGTCTACTCCTACACCTCCAGCTTCGCCGACTGCGGACTCTTCGGCGTCTACGCCGGCTGCCGTCCGAACCAGGTGCACGACGTTCTCAAGATCTGCCGCGACGAGCTCACCCAGGTCGCGGAGAACGGCCTGAGTGATGAGGAGCTGCGGCGCGCCGTCGGCCAGCTCGCCGGCTCCACCGTGCTGGGCCTGGAGGACACCGGCGCGCTGATGAACCGGATCGGCAAGAGCGAGCTGTGCTGGGGCGAGCAGATGTCGGTGGACGACATGCTCGAGCGGATCGCGGCGGTCACCCCGGACGAGGTGCGCGAGGTGGCGCGCGATGTACTGGGGCAGCGTCCTTCGCTGTCCGTCATCGGCCCGCTGAAGGACAAGCAGGCGGCCCGTCTGGACGAGGCCGTCGCCTAG
- the dapB gene encoding 4-hydroxy-tetrahydrodipicolinate reductase, whose product MSKLRVAVLGAKGRIGSEAVRAVEAAEDLELVAALGRGDGLETLVEAGAEVAVELTEPASVMDNLEFCLRHGIHGVVGTTGWTDERLARLGGWLDASPTTGVLIAPNFSIGAVLTMRFARQAARFFESVEVIELHHPNKVDAPSGTAARTAQLIAEARREAGCAPQPDATTTALDGARGADVDGVPVHSVRLRGLLAHQEVLLGGEGETLTIRHDSTHHSSFMPGILLGVRRVVTTPGLTFGLEHFLDLD is encoded by the coding sequence ATGAGCAAGCTGCGTGTGGCCGTCCTCGGCGCCAAGGGCCGGATCGGCTCCGAGGCCGTACGAGCCGTGGAGGCCGCCGAGGACCTGGAGCTGGTCGCCGCGCTGGGTCGGGGCGACGGGCTGGAGACCCTGGTCGAGGCGGGCGCCGAGGTGGCGGTCGAGCTGACCGAACCGGCCTCGGTGATGGACAACCTCGAGTTCTGCCTCCGGCACGGCATCCACGGCGTCGTCGGCACCACCGGCTGGACGGACGAGCGCCTGGCGCGGCTGGGCGGCTGGCTCGACGCCTCGCCGACCACCGGTGTGCTCATCGCGCCGAACTTCTCCATCGGTGCCGTGCTGACCATGCGGTTCGCCCGCCAGGCCGCCCGGTTCTTCGAGTCGGTCGAGGTCATCGAGCTGCACCACCCCAACAAGGTGGACGCTCCCTCCGGCACGGCCGCGCGCACCGCCCAGCTGATCGCCGAGGCCCGGCGGGAGGCCGGCTGCGCCCCGCAGCCGGACGCCACCACCACGGCACTCGACGGCGCGCGGGGTGCGGACGTGGACGGGGTGCCGGTGCACTCGGTGCGGCTGCGCGGGCTCCTCGCCCATCAGGAGGTCCTGCTGGGCGGCGAGGGCGAGACGCTCACCATCCGCCATGACTCCACCCATCACAGCAGCTTCATGCCCGGCATCCTGCTCGGCGTCCGCCGCGTGGTGACCACCCCCGGCCTGACCTTCGGCCTGGAACACTTCCTGGATCTGGACTGA
- a CDS encoding tetratricopeptide repeat protein: protein MRAKITYFVLAAVLVVYFVLVGDRGVLLIREGTPVTIVFGLAVLVMPLIGVWFLWQTTQFARSADQLARELEAEGGLPVDELVRTPGGRIDRDSADAVFAKRRAETEQSPDDWRSWFRLAVAYHDARDTARARKAMQRAIALHDGKPVRAAGG, encoded by the coding sequence GTGCGCGCAAAGATCACATATTTCGTTCTCGCGGCCGTCCTGGTCGTCTACTTCGTGCTGGTCGGCGACCGCGGGGTGCTGCTGATCCGAGAGGGCACCCCGGTCACGATCGTCTTCGGCCTGGCGGTGCTGGTGATGCCCCTCATCGGGGTCTGGTTCCTGTGGCAGACCACGCAGTTCGCGCGGAGCGCGGACCAGCTCGCCCGGGAGCTGGAGGCGGAGGGCGGCCTCCCGGTCGACGAGCTGGTACGGACGCCCGGCGGGCGGATCGACCGGGACTCGGCGGACGCCGTCTTCGCCAAGCGCCGGGCCGAGACGGAGCAGTCGCCGGACGACTGGCGGTCCTGGTTCCGGCTCGCCGTGGCGTACCACGACGCCCGGGACACCGCGCGCGCCCGTAAGGCGATGCAGCGCGCCATCGCCCTGCACGACGGCAAGCCGGTGCGGGCGGCCGGGGGCTGA
- a CDS encoding PH domain-containing protein, which produces MPLPFLTADRAHDDDAAAGVDPLGYEDRDRWRRPYRPGPWRVGGAALLLLLASYVLFSAMIIAMAGSLPAAGICAAVGALMIVTAVRLVRIGVEVSAQGLRRIGLLRSTTVRWQDIAAIRTAQQPVRWLGLPRTVQGQAVLLETVRGGAPDTVFTTHGADFLGHAESFERAADAIEGWAAAHR; this is translated from the coding sequence GTGCCCCTGCCCTTCCTGACCGCCGACCGCGCCCACGATGATGACGCGGCGGCCGGAGTGGACCCGCTCGGCTACGAAGACCGGGACCGCTGGCGCCGTCCTTACCGACCGGGGCCCTGGAGGGTTGGGGGCGCCGCTCTTCTGCTTCTGCTCGCCTCGTACGTCCTCTTCTCCGCCATGATCATCGCGATGGCGGGATCGCTGCCCGCGGCGGGCATCTGCGCCGCCGTCGGGGCGCTGATGATCGTGACAGCCGTAAGGCTGGTGCGCATCGGCGTCGAGGTGAGCGCCCAGGGGCTGCGCCGGATCGGCCTTCTCCGCAGCACCACCGTGCGCTGGCAGGACATCGCCGCGATACGCACGGCCCAGCAGCCGGTCCGGTGGCTGGGCCTGCCGCGGACCGTCCAGGGCCAGGCGGTGCTGCTCGAAACGGTGCGCGGCGGAGCGCCCGACACCGTGTTCACCACCCATGGCGCCGACTTCCTGGGCCATGCGGAGAGCTTCGAGCGGGCCGCCGACGCGATCGAGGGCTGGGCCGCCGCCCACCGCTGA
- the thyX gene encoding FAD-dependent thymidylate synthase, protein MTEIPAETEKVSFRSDVTVELIKHSAADSDVLWAARVSTAGEQSLEEITKDPERSKGLINFLMRDRHGSPFEHNSMTFFISAPIFVFREFMRHRVGWSYNEESGRYRRLEPVFYVPGEARKLVQQGRPGKYEFVEGTAAQHELTGRVMEDAYRHAYEAYQEMLAAGVAREVARSVLPVGLFSSMYATCNARSLMHFLGLRTQHEQAAVASFPQREIEMVGEKMEAAWSRLMPLTHAAFNANGRVAP, encoded by the coding sequence GTGACCGAGATCCCCGCCGAGACCGAGAAGGTCAGTTTCCGCAGCGATGTGACTGTCGAGCTGATCAAGCACAGCGCCGCCGACTCCGATGTGCTGTGGGCCGCGCGGGTGTCGACCGCGGGCGAGCAGTCGCTCGAGGAGATCACCAAGGACCCGGAGCGCTCCAAGGGGCTGATCAACTTCCTGATGCGGGACCGCCACGGCAGCCCGTTCGAGCACAACTCGATGACCTTCTTCATCAGCGCCCCGATCTTCGTCTTCCGCGAGTTCATGCGGCATCGCGTGGGCTGGTCGTACAACGAGGAGTCCGGTCGCTACCGCCGCCTGGAGCCGGTGTTCTACGTGCCGGGGGAGGCGCGCAAGCTGGTCCAGCAGGGCCGCCCGGGGAAGTACGAGTTCGTCGAGGGCACCGCGGCGCAGCACGAGCTGACCGGCCGGGTGATGGAGGACGCGTACCGCCATGCGTACGAGGCGTACCAGGAGATGCTGGCCGCCGGAGTGGCCCGCGAGGTGGCCCGTTCGGTGCTCCCGGTCGGCCTGTTCTCCTCGATGTACGCGACGTGCAACGCCCGCTCGCTGATGCACTTCCTCGGCCTGCGCACCCAGCATGAGCAGGCCGCGGTGGCCTCGTTCCCGCAGCGGGAGATCGAGATGGTGGGGGAGAAGATGGAGGCGGCCTGGTCGCGGCTGATGCCGCTCACCCACGCGGCCTTCAACGCCAACGGCCGAGTGGCCCCGTAG